The window TTTTCTTTTTGTTTTTTTCTTTTCTGATTTCCATCTCCACCAGTATACTGATTCTGCTCCCCCTCTTGCATAACACGAAAAACCTGTTCATTCGAATGTAAATATTGCCTTGAATTTCGAAATATACTGCTTTGACTTGGTATCACTCGAGTAGTTCGCATTTGCTCTTACCTCTTTTCTCAAAGATTACAGCATTTAATAAACGTTAATTATTATTTCCAAAAATCATCGAAAATTGTAATCGGCAAGTGACGTTTATGTTGAGTTTTTAAATAGTGACCCTCGATAATTGCTCTAACTTCCTCTGTCACTTCTTTACCTTCCAAATAATCATCAACCGCTTCATATGTCACACCCAATGCCGTTTCATCAGGCAACGCTGGTCGATCTTCTTCTAAATCGGCTGTTGGTGTTTTCAAGTATAAGTGATCTGGACAGCCCAAGTGGACTAGAATTTGTTTGCCTTGTCTTTTATTCAAACGGAAAATAGGAGTTAAATCTACACCACCATCACCGTATTTCGTATAAAATCCCGATATTGCTTCTGCAGCATGGTCAGTCCCAACTACTACCCCATTTTTCATGGCCGCAATGGAATACTGAACCTTCATGCGTTCACGAGCTTTTTCATTCCCTTTTGCAAAATCACTTAAGCGAATGCCAGCTTCCTCTAAAGCAGCAACACTTGCATCTACCGCTTTTTTAATATTTACCTCAATTACTTCCGTTGGTTGAATAAAGGCAAGAGCATCTTGGCAATCCGCCTCATCCGCCTGCACTCCATAAGGTAAGCGAACGGCAATGGTTGAGTATTTTTCTTCTCCAAGCTCTTCGTTCAACTCATTTACAGCAATTTGAATCAGCTTTCCGGTTAAAGTAGAGTCTTGCCCACCACTTACTGCAATAACAAAACTTTTCATAAAGGAATGCTTGCTTGCGTATTCCTTTAAAAAGTTGACGGATTTGCGAACTTCTTCTTCGGGATTAATTTCAGGCAGAACCTTTAACTCTTCGATAATTTGTTTTTGCAAATCTTGCATGAACAGTCACTCCTTTACTGATTTTCAATATCATGAATCATATTGCGAACCTCTTCAATATTTCGCATTTTGTTATCCCAGCATTTTTTGCTTAGGTCAACCGGATACTCTTCAGGATTAAGTGAACGCTTATATTCATCCCATAATAGCTCTAAATTTTCAAATGCATATCGTTTCATTTCTTCAACCGAAGGACTTTCATAAATAACCTTTCCTCCATCTACTACTTTGACATGCAATTCCTTTGCATCAAAATTCGTTACAAATTTCGAGATAAAGGTATGCACAGGGTGGAACATTTTTATCCGTTCTTCATTTTGCGGATTCTCATCAGCCATCGCAATATAATCGCCTTCCGCTTTTCCATTTTCCCTATTAATAATCCGATATACCTTCTTTAACCCTGGTGTAGATACCTTCTCTGCATTCGCAGTAATTTTAATCGTATCTTCCATTTCACCGGATTCATTTTCAATGGAGACTAATTTATATACAGCACCTAACGCCGGTTGATCGTATGCAGTAATTAATTTTGTTCCAATTCCCCAAGAATCGACCTTTGCATCCTGAGCTTTTAAATTTAATATTGTGTACTCATCTAAATCATTCGATACAATGATTTTTGCATCTGTAAAACCTGCTTCATCTAGCATTCGTCTTGCTTCCTTAGATAGAAAAGAAATGTCTCCGCTATCCAATCGAATGCCGACAAAATTAATTTTATCTCCCAATTCTTTTGCTACACGAATCGCATTGGGTACACCAGATTTTAATGTATTATAAGTATCTACTAAAAATACGCAATCTTTATGTCGCTTTGCATAAGAATGGAATGCCTCATACTCATTTCGATACGCTTGCACCATAGCATGTGCATGTGTACCAGAAACAGGAATATTAAACAGCTTACCAGCACGAACATTTGAAGTAGAATCAAAACCGCCAATTATAGCAGCTCTCGATCCCCATATTGCCGCATCCATTTCCTGAGCTCTACGGGAACCAAATTCGGCTGCTACTTCATTTTTGATAATTTGTTTAATACGACTTGCTTTTGTAGCAATTAAAGTTTGGTAATTTACAATATTTAAAAGGGCCGTTTCTATTAACTGTGCTTCCACCAGAGGTGCTTCGATTCTTAAAAGCGGCTCATTTGCAAATACAAGTTCCCCTTCTTTCACAGAATAAACCGATCCGGTGAAATTAAGATCTTTTAAGTAATGAATAAAATCCTCTTTGTAACCCAGTTCTTTTGATAAGAATGCAATGTCACTTTCCGAAAAACGAAAATCTTTCAAGTATTGTAGAATTCTTTCCAATCCCGCAAATACAGCATATCCGTTCCCAAAAGGTAGCTTTCTAAAATATAATTCAAAAACAGCTTTTCGATTGTGGACGCCATCCGCCCAGTAGCTCTCCGCCATATTGATTTGATATAAATCCGTGTGTAAAGTTAAGCTATCGTCAGCAAAATTTGATTTCATATGATGCCCCTTCTTCCAGTTTCATAATTAGTCATAGTATACACTATTTAACAATAAACTAGATATTGATTTAACCCCCTTTCCTTAGCACCATATTAATTAATGTTAAATTTCATAACATTCCCATCTTAAAAGTTACCATTCTAGTATGCTATGCTACTCGAAAATTTTAGAATGTAACGCTTTTATATATTAATCCTCCTCCTTTTTGAAATCAAACCATTATAAATGTTACATTTCCTTACGTAAAATTTTAAAAAACTATTGAATTTTTGAAAAAATCATATTATTATGTTAGATATAGTGACACGAGGTAATTGAACTAAGAAGCCAATCAAGTAATTTTTTTAAAATTTCCATAGGATTCTTTTTTAACAATTACCTTTAAGGAAAGTCTTTCTTTTCTCCTATTGTCGATTCCTAGACTTGTTCCCCTTAGCAAGCTAGTGATCAATACCTTTTTGCTAACTCGTGCCCCCAAATCTTACGAGTTAGCTTTTTTTGTTTTTCGTTCTGGATAAACCCTATTTCATTCCAGCTCAATCCAGCGTTATAATATACTTAATTTTTACATATTAGGAGAAAAACATGAAAGAAACTTTCACTTCTGCTATTCACTTTGAAAATGTCAGTTATCAAGTGAATCAAATGTCCATTTTGGATAATATTAGCGGCACTTTTTATAAAGGGAAAATTACTACTCTTGTTGGACCATCCGGAGCCGGAAAAACAACACTTTTAAAAATGTGCAACGCCCTTATTTCTCCTACTTCTGGAGAGATTTTTATTGATTCAACTTCAATTCTTTCGATGGAACCTACAGCTCTTCGAAAAAATATCGGTATTGTTCTACAAAATGCACCGATTATTCGAGGTACAGTATTTGAAAACATTGCATTACCTTTTACATTACAGCAGAAAAAATTAACTGAAAATGAAGCAATTTTATTTTTAGAAGTTGCAGGAATTGACCATACTTTTTTATATCGTCAGGCAGAAGATTTATCGGGAGGCCAAAAGCAAAAACTATCAATCGCTCGGTCACTTGTAAATAAACCTAAAATTCTCCTTCTCGATGAAATTACGTCAGCTCTGGACCCTACTTCTGCAAGCGAAATCGAACAGCTCATTTTTAGAATCAACAAAGAATCACAAGTAACGATTATTTGGATTACACATAATATCGAACAAGCAAAAAGAATTGGCGACTTTACGTGGATTATGATGGAAGGTCAATTGTTAGAAAGTGGTAAAAGCAATATACTAAGTACTTCAAGGAACGAACAGGTTCAGCATTTTTTGAATGGAGTACATGCAAAATGACCTATACATCACTCTCCCTAACATTAATTTTCGTCCTGGTTCCATTCGCCTTATCAAAAGCATTAAAGCTCGAACTCGAAAAAGATACAATCATCGCCACTCTACGTTCCATTATT is drawn from Lysinibacillus sp. SGAir0095 and contains these coding sequences:
- the nadE gene encoding ammonia-dependent NAD(+) synthetase; protein product: MQDLQKQIIEELKVLPEINPEEEVRKSVNFLKEYASKHSFMKSFVIAVSGGQDSTLTGKLIQIAVNELNEELGEEKYSTIAVRLPYGVQADEADCQDALAFIQPTEVIEVNIKKAVDASVAALEEAGIRLSDFAKGNEKARERMKVQYSIAAMKNGVVVGTDHAAEAISGFYTKYGDGGVDLTPIFRLNKRQGKQILVHLGCPDHLYLKTPTADLEEDRPALPDETALGVTYEAVDDYLEGKEVTEEVRAIIEGHYLKTQHKRHLPITIFDDFWK
- a CDS encoding nicotinate phosphoribosyltransferase; translated protein: MKSNFADDSLTLHTDLYQINMAESYWADGVHNRKAVFELYFRKLPFGNGYAVFAGLERILQYLKDFRFSESDIAFLSKELGYKEDFIHYLKDLNFTGSVYSVKEGELVFANEPLLRIEAPLVEAQLIETALLNIVNYQTLIATKASRIKQIIKNEVAAEFGSRRAQEMDAAIWGSRAAIIGGFDSTSNVRAGKLFNIPVSGTHAHAMVQAYRNEYEAFHSYAKRHKDCVFLVDTYNTLKSGVPNAIRVAKELGDKINFVGIRLDSGDISFLSKEARRMLDEAGFTDAKIIVSNDLDEYTILNLKAQDAKVDSWGIGTKLITAYDQPALGAVYKLVSIENESGEMEDTIKITANAEKVSTPGLKKVYRIINRENGKAEGDYIAMADENPQNEERIKMFHPVHTFISKFVTNFDAKELHVKVVDGGKVIYESPSVEEMKRYAFENLELLWDEYKRSLNPEEYPVDLSKKCWDNKMRNIEEVRNMIHDIENQ
- a CDS encoding ATP-binding cassette domain-containing protein; this encodes MKETFTSAIHFENVSYQVNQMSILDNISGTFYKGKITTLVGPSGAGKTTLLKMCNALISPTSGEIFIDSTSILSMEPTALRKNIGIVLQNAPIIRGTVFENIALPFTLQQKKLTENEAILFLEVAGIDHTFLYRQAEDLSGGQKQKLSIARSLVNKPKILLLDEITSALDPTSASEIEQLIFRINKESQVTIIWITHNIEQAKRIGDFTWIMMEGQLLESGKSNILSTSRNEQVQHFLNGVHAK